Proteins encoded in a region of the uncultured Paludibaculum sp. genome:
- a CDS encoding M20/M25/M40 family metallo-hydrolase, whose protein sequence is MTSELEQQLIGYVSRNREALVGTLSDLVRCPSENTPPTGNEGACQRYLFDALQRSGYEPELYPITDVPGLLSHPVYCAGRDYSNRPNLVARRGGSGGGRSLILSGHIDTVPRGTQNWTADPFSGHVEGNRLYGRGSNDMKAGIASNLFVAQALSALGIQLRGDLSIEAVVDEEFGGVNGTLAGRVAGITADAAIISEPSSLRICAGQRGGRTTHITFHPPGDIVEQVTHFLVALRDFATIRRTTAVHPLYAGCVDPVPVSVTKIFTSPWGNSEPITVPQECKLEIFWQLMPGEQQSAIESQFHAWLDSVLAAAPNLFRRRPSLEFPIRWLPGSAIGPDQPVVRELQSCAAKVLPGPPPVTGIEGPCDLYVFHEFGIPAVLWGACGTNAHGPDESVDLDSVVAATQALLLFVCRWCGVREDRD, encoded by the coding sequence ATGACCTCCGAACTCGAACAACAACTCATTGGCTACGTCAGCCGGAACCGCGAAGCTCTCGTCGGCACGCTCTCCGACCTGGTCCGGTGCCCATCGGAGAACACCCCGCCCACCGGTAACGAGGGTGCCTGCCAGCGCTACCTCTTCGATGCGCTCCAGCGGTCGGGTTACGAACCCGAACTCTACCCCATCACTGACGTTCCAGGCCTCTTGTCACATCCCGTCTATTGCGCGGGCCGCGACTACTCCAACCGCCCCAACCTCGTCGCACGCCGCGGTGGCTCGGGCGGCGGGCGGTCGCTCATCCTCTCCGGCCATATCGACACCGTCCCCCGAGGCACACAGAACTGGACAGCCGATCCTTTCTCAGGTCATGTAGAGGGAAACCGCCTCTACGGCCGTGGCTCCAACGACATGAAGGCGGGCATCGCCTCGAACCTCTTTGTCGCCCAGGCACTCTCGGCGCTGGGCATCCAACTTCGTGGCGACCTCTCCATTGAGGCAGTAGTGGACGAAGAGTTTGGCGGTGTCAACGGCACTCTGGCCGGGCGCGTCGCCGGCATCACGGCCGACGCCGCCATCATCAGCGAACCATCGTCACTCCGGATCTGCGCCGGTCAACGCGGCGGGCGCACGACCCACATCACCTTCCACCCGCCGGGCGACATCGTCGAACAGGTGACACACTTTCTTGTGGCGCTCCGTGACTTCGCGACGATCCGCCGCACCACCGCCGTCCATCCGCTGTATGCCGGGTGTGTGGATCCGGTACCCGTCTCCGTCACCAAGATCTTCACCAGTCCCTGGGGCAACTCCGAACCCATCACCGTTCCACAGGAGTGCAAGCTCGAGATCTTCTGGCAACTGATGCCGGGTGAGCAGCAGTCCGCCATAGAGAGCCAGTTCCACGCCTGGCTTGACTCCGTCCTGGCCGCGGCCCCCAACCTGTTCAGACGTCGTCCGTCCTTGGAGTTTCCCATCCGGTGGCTGCCGGGCTCCGCCATAGGTCCGGACCAGCCGGTTGTCCGCGAACTACAGTCCTGCGCGGCCAAGGTACTTCCAGGCCCGCCGCCCGTGACAGGTATCGAAGGCCCCTGCGATCTTTACGTCTTCCACGAGTTCGGCATCCCCGCCGTTCTGTGGGGCGCCTGCGGAACCAATGCTCACGGCCCTGACGAGTCTGTCGATCTCGATTCCGTCGTAGCCGCCACGCAGGCGCTGCTACTCTTCGTCTGCCGCTGGTGCGGCGTGCGGGAGGACCGCGACTAA
- a CDS encoding DUF4091 domain-containing protein, producing the protein MLLFGIVCAAQELLLLPEHMRPDPFGKVVEVDRTAGLVPGKSITLEAARASFVSCHVLVSMPKQGAYRLEVTPFPSSSQLQAELFREWYHFLPKSKGYYPDALEPISLTVQSKLPAPDNRIADQTAQGYWLDIWIPANAVPGVYETKAVLAMNGRKSTAVLKVRVLDATVPAEDAVTMDHNTYGTSWLAGDYPTLSRQGSDDFYLSDRFFGLIHAYHRIFYDHRGTFHQLGYGHGGKVGPEFAPELAGTGRNKRIANWALFDRHYGPLLDGSAFANTHLGSRPTKLVYLPINPEWPASYLWWGEPGYEQEFVNVVSAMEQHFREKGWTNTRFEMFFNHKKRYKAFPWDGDEARFLNDFPYLREYDRLLKLAVKRDSPVKFVFRADVSWMLEREIQEFAGVINMWICSHSDMSYLPDAPRLMKDRGDIVWTYGGTPEVTKPASHVTREVLWPWIWGTDGFVHWLATAPGPDPWFRFEGGGETLIYPGDRFGINGPIPSIRLKIQRNAVQDVTLLNEFRKTKPIDQLRAEAARRFNGTELKDWRSPRPAYADKDPLERTNADPGPERSPKFDAGLDAAAWQRVREYVVELVKGEQR; encoded by the coding sequence TTGCTTTTGTTTGGTATCGTTTGTGCCGCTCAGGAGCTGTTGCTGCTGCCCGAACACATGCGCCCGGACCCTTTCGGCAAAGTAGTGGAAGTGGACCGGACGGCTGGTCTTGTTCCCGGGAAGAGCATCACGCTGGAGGCTGCGCGTGCGTCCTTTGTTTCCTGTCATGTGCTTGTCAGCATGCCCAAGCAAGGAGCGTATCGCCTGGAAGTGACGCCGTTCCCGTCTTCGAGCCAGCTCCAAGCGGAACTGTTTCGCGAGTGGTATCACTTCCTGCCGAAGTCGAAAGGTTACTACCCGGACGCCCTGGAGCCAATTTCGCTCACTGTTCAGTCGAAACTGCCGGCTCCTGACAACCGGATTGCGGATCAGACGGCGCAGGGCTACTGGCTGGACATCTGGATTCCGGCGAATGCTGTTCCGGGCGTCTATGAGACCAAGGCCGTCCTGGCAATGAATGGGCGCAAGTCGACCGCTGTTCTCAAGGTGCGCGTGCTGGACGCCACGGTTCCGGCGGAAGATGCGGTGACGATGGATCACAATACGTACGGGACGTCGTGGCTGGCTGGCGACTATCCCACACTCAGCCGTCAGGGAAGTGACGACTTCTATCTGAGCGACCGGTTCTTTGGGCTCATTCACGCCTATCACCGGATCTTCTATGACCACCGGGGCACGTTCCATCAGCTTGGCTACGGGCACGGAGGCAAGGTGGGGCCGGAGTTCGCGCCCGAGCTCGCCGGCACAGGGCGGAACAAACGGATTGCGAATTGGGCGCTGTTTGACCGCCACTACGGGCCATTGTTGGACGGATCTGCTTTCGCGAATACGCATCTTGGGTCTAGGCCGACTAAGTTAGTTTACCTTCCTATCAATCCGGAATGGCCAGCCTCTTACCTCTGGTGGGGTGAGCCCGGGTATGAGCAGGAGTTCGTCAATGTGGTCTCCGCGATGGAGCAGCACTTCCGCGAGAAGGGTTGGACGAACACCCGCTTCGAGATGTTCTTCAATCACAAGAAGAGGTACAAGGCGTTTCCCTGGGATGGTGACGAGGCGCGGTTTCTCAACGACTTCCCCTATCTGCGTGAGTACGACAGGCTACTGAAACTCGCGGTGAAGCGCGATTCTCCGGTCAAGTTCGTGTTTCGCGCCGACGTGAGCTGGATGCTGGAGCGCGAGATCCAGGAGTTCGCGGGCGTCATCAACATGTGGATCTGCTCCCACAGCGACATGTCCTACCTGCCGGACGCGCCGCGGCTCATGAAGGACAGGGGCGACATTGTGTGGACCTACGGTGGCACGCCGGAGGTGACCAAGCCCGCCTCTCACGTCACGCGGGAAGTGCTGTGGCCGTGGATCTGGGGGACCGATGGTTTTGTGCACTGGCTGGCGACTGCTCCGGGGCCCGATCCATGGTTCCGGTTCGAGGGCGGCGGCGAGACACTGATCTATCCGGGCGACCGTTTTGGCATCAACGGGCCCATCCCCTCCATCCGGCTGAAGATCCAGCGTAACGCCGTGCAGGACGTGACGCTGCTGAACGAATTTCGCAAGACCAAACCCATCGATCAGCTCCGAGCGGAGGCAGCCAGACGGTTCAATGGCACGGAGTTGAAGGACTGGCGCTCGCCGCGACCCGCCTACGCCGACAAGGATCCGCTGGAACGAACTAATGCCGATCCGGGGCCCGAGCGGAGCCCCAAGTTCGACGCCGGACTGGACGCCGCGGCTTGGCAGAGAGTTCGAGAGTATGTTGTGGAACTCGTCAAGGGAGAGCAGCGATGA
- a CDS encoding TonB-dependent receptor, producing the protein MSLCAKLSSQVGLTLLAMALSAPVGAQTLYGSLTGNLTDASGSAVPNAKVEVLNVGTGIVKTTQTDERGLYVFNDLQVGQYKVTFLAPSFSPRVVQGVSIAQNTTVRLDFTLQVSQVQESITVSAAAVMLQTDRSDINHVIQTRQVTDLPIMNSQGRNFQALYKILPGFTPPGEVHSDSGNPQRSMATQANGMPQSNNNTKLDGATISHPWLPRIVAYVPPVEAVETVNIVTNSFDAEQGMAGGAAMNVSIKSGTNEFHGGAWEYHNNSALKARNYFYCLYSCTGDPNRAPKDLQNQFGGMIGGPIVKNKLFFFSDWERTTRRRAVTALRTVPTAAMRTGDFTGTGATIYDPSTGNANGTSRTPFAGNVIPKSQIDPAADYMQNLIPAPNQPVFPNNYQAVGRYTALRDNVDFKVNYSPTAKMQMFGRYSFSPTEFFDPPSLGEAGGDATGGGQPGRAPGLIQTAGIGGTYTIAPTIVLDANIGYTRLALSAENVDIDKNYGLDVLKIPGTNGSNRLQGGYPRFTFSTFASIGNPNVSNPFQFRDPQYVASANLGWVRGAHSFRFGFEYSKYDINHFQPQASNGPRGGFNFNGGLTSLSGGAATQSFNSWADFLLGLPQGMGKDVQYLNPATVRMPSYGLYARDMWQVNRKLTINYGVRYEYYPAPRRDHWAGERYDPNTDMVYRGGFEIGWGQFAPRAGIAYRLNEKTVLRAGAGISVDPNTFRYLRDAYPATISTQYSGVTSFQAAGTLRTGIPQVVGPDLKLDQFPLPTAVGTTTFPQKFDRGYIESWNFTIERDMGAGFNLQTAYVGSRAIRQTVNQNINAAGPGGGNTGRALYAKFQRISNITYHTPFNTTTYDSLQMQATRRVGAAQLGAAYTFSKTLAYGDDTDSGLTWHWVPMLQRNRAVAGFDRTHNFQFYGNYEIPFGRKYRFANQGVLAAVAGGWQLNWILSRMSGTPFTVGSSGTSVNAPGNTQTADQVKGDVQILGGHGVGQPYFDPLAFKAVTDVRFGTSGRNLIRGPGIFNMDASIFRNFKMTERFGLQVRMEMFGVTNTPQFNNPGATVSSMTLTSDGAVRALNGYTEITGASGERQIRFAAKFTF; encoded by the coding sequence ATGTCCCTATGCGCGAAACTCAGCAGCCAGGTGGGATTGACGCTGCTGGCAATGGCCCTGTCGGCCCCGGTGGGGGCCCAGACGCTCTATGGTTCATTGACCGGGAATCTGACTGACGCCAGCGGCTCGGCGGTTCCCAACGCGAAGGTGGAGGTGCTGAACGTCGGCACCGGGATCGTGAAGACCACCCAGACGGATGAACGAGGCTTGTACGTATTCAACGACTTGCAGGTCGGACAGTACAAGGTGACGTTCCTTGCGCCGTCGTTTTCCCCACGAGTCGTCCAAGGCGTTTCGATTGCTCAGAATACAACTGTTCGGCTCGACTTCACGCTGCAGGTCTCCCAGGTGCAGGAAAGCATCACCGTCAGCGCGGCGGCCGTGATGCTTCAGACGGACCGGTCGGACATCAACCACGTGATCCAGACAAGGCAGGTGACGGACCTTCCGATCATGAACTCGCAGGGCCGGAACTTTCAGGCTCTGTACAAGATCCTGCCAGGATTCACGCCGCCCGGGGAGGTGCACTCCGATTCGGGCAATCCACAGCGGTCGATGGCCACGCAGGCCAATGGCATGCCGCAGTCGAACAACAATACGAAGCTGGATGGCGCAACCATCAGCCACCCGTGGCTGCCCAGGATCGTGGCCTACGTCCCACCGGTTGAGGCGGTGGAAACCGTCAACATCGTGACGAATAGTTTCGATGCCGAGCAGGGCATGGCGGGCGGCGCGGCCATGAACGTGAGCATCAAATCGGGCACCAACGAGTTCCATGGCGGTGCGTGGGAGTATCACAACAACAGTGCCCTGAAGGCGCGCAACTACTTCTATTGCCTATACTCATGCACGGGCGACCCGAACCGTGCGCCCAAGGATCTGCAGAATCAGTTCGGCGGGATGATCGGCGGACCTATCGTGAAGAACAAGTTGTTCTTCTTTAGCGATTGGGAGCGAACCACACGCCGGCGAGCGGTGACCGCCCTTCGGACGGTGCCCACGGCCGCGATGCGCACCGGCGACTTTACCGGAACCGGCGCGACCATTTATGACCCCAGCACCGGAAACGCGAATGGTACGAGCCGGACACCGTTTGCCGGCAACGTCATTCCGAAGTCGCAAATCGATCCGGCTGCGGACTATATGCAAAATCTCATCCCGGCGCCGAACCAACCGGTGTTCCCGAACAACTATCAGGCCGTGGGCCGGTACACCGCCCTGCGTGACAACGTGGACTTCAAGGTTAACTACAGCCCGACGGCCAAGATGCAGATGTTTGGACGCTACAGCTTTTCGCCGACTGAGTTCTTCGATCCACCTTCGCTGGGGGAGGCCGGCGGCGATGCAACGGGCGGCGGGCAACCCGGGCGCGCGCCAGGGTTGATCCAGACGGCGGGCATCGGCGGAACGTATACCATTGCCCCAACGATCGTGCTGGACGCCAACATTGGCTACACGCGTCTCGCCTTGAGCGCCGAGAATGTGGACATTGACAAGAACTACGGGCTCGATGTCTTGAAGATCCCAGGGACCAACGGTTCGAACCGTCTGCAGGGCGGATATCCACGCTTCACTTTCAGCACGTTCGCGAGCATTGGTAACCCCAACGTTTCGAACCCTTTCCAGTTCCGCGATCCGCAGTACGTAGCCAGCGCCAACCTTGGCTGGGTCAGGGGCGCACACTCGTTTCGTTTTGGGTTCGAGTACAGCAAATACGACATCAACCACTTCCAACCCCAGGCGTCAAACGGTCCGCGTGGAGGGTTCAACTTCAACGGTGGCCTCACCTCCCTCAGCGGCGGCGCCGCGACACAGAGCTTCAACAGTTGGGCCGACTTCCTCCTCGGCCTGCCGCAAGGCATGGGGAAAGACGTGCAGTATCTGAACCCGGCGACCGTGCGCATGCCCTCCTACGGCCTCTACGCGCGGGACATGTGGCAGGTCAATCGCAAGCTGACCATCAACTACGGCGTCCGGTATGAATACTACCCGGCGCCCAGGCGCGACCACTGGGCTGGCGAGCGCTACGATCCAAACACCGACATGGTGTATCGCGGCGGATTTGAGATCGGCTGGGGCCAGTTCGCCCCACGGGCTGGCATCGCCTACCGCCTGAACGAGAAAACGGTGCTACGCGCCGGAGCTGGCATCAGCGTCGATCCGAACACATTCCGGTACCTGCGCGATGCCTACCCGGCGACCATCTCAACGCAGTACTCCGGTGTCACTAGCTTCCAGGCCGCAGGCACGCTGCGCACAGGCATCCCGCAGGTGGTGGGACCCGACCTCAAACTGGATCAGTTCCCGCTGCCCACGGCGGTAGGGACGACAACGTTTCCACAGAAGTTCGATCGCGGCTACATCGAGAGCTGGAACTTCACCATCGAGCGAGACATGGGTGCCGGCTTCAATCTCCAGACGGCCTACGTAGGCAGTCGCGCCATCCGCCAAACCGTCAACCAGAACATCAACGCGGCGGGTCCCGGCGGCGGCAACACCGGGCGGGCGCTCTACGCGAAGTTCCAGCGCATCTCGAACATCACCTATCACACGCCTTTCAACACAACCACTTACGACAGTTTACAGATGCAGGCCACACGGCGGGTGGGCGCGGCCCAGTTGGGCGCCGCCTATACCTTCTCGAAGACGCTGGCGTACGGCGACGATACCGACTCGGGCCTGACTTGGCATTGGGTCCCGATGCTGCAACGGAACCGAGCGGTGGCGGGCTTCGACCGTACCCACAACTTCCAGTTCTACGGCAACTATGAGATTCCGTTCGGCCGCAAGTACCGGTTCGCCAACCAGGGCGTGCTGGCAGCCGTAGCCGGCGGCTGGCAACTGAACTGGATCCTCAGCCGGATGAGCGGCACTCCGTTCACCGTGGGTTCGTCCGGCACATCGGTGAATGCGCCGGGCAACACGCAAACAGCGGACCAGGTGAAAGGCGACGTCCAGATTCTGGGTGGGCATGGCGTCGGGCAACCGTACTTCGATCCCCTGGCCTTCAAGGCGGTAACGGACGTCCGGTTCGGGACCAGCGGCCGCAACCTCATTCGCGGACCCGGGATCTTCAATATGGATGCCAGCATATTCCGTAACTTCAAGATGACAGAGCGTTTCGGCCTGCAGGTCCGCATGGAGATGTTCGGCGTCACGAACACACCGCAGTTCAATAATCCCGGTGCTACGGTCTCGTCTATGACGTTGACCAGCGACGGCGCCGTGCGCGCCTTGAATGGGTACACGGAGATCACTGGCGCCAGCGGCGAGCGGCAAATCCGCTTCGCGGCGAAGTTTACGTTCTAG
- a CDS encoding APC family permease, which translates to MSQAHAPPHELKRILTRKDLILYGLVLLGPTAAYPVYGIVQQTSHGHAVLAYLVAMTAMLFTAASYGKMSSAFPSAGSTYTYTNRALNAHIGFLAGWAMLLDYFLIPLLSVVYAALTASRTVPQVPYAVWAVLFTVAITLVNVRGLRVTARAGNVMMALMCACAALFVILAAWHTVTHHGWAGLLQFRNIYNPSEFGLRPLLLGAAIASLSYIGFDAISALAEDTIRPERDISIATILVCAIQTLLCVLTVYMAALVWPDFRSFRDPETVILDIGALAGGPWMLGFMTFILLVAALASALTGQAGASRLLLGMGRDGVISPRIFAHVDPRFSTPVRGIYFMGVVSLLGSLLLRFQLVVELLNFGAFAGFILVNLSVIRHFYLRQNQRTGRAVFGSLVFPLLGAGFCAYIWLNLSAKAQLAGFGWLACGLIYLAILTRGFRLSPRPMDSLSASDLT; encoded by the coding sequence ATGTCCCAAGCCCACGCGCCCCCCCACGAACTGAAGCGTATTCTCACCCGAAAGGACTTGATCCTCTACGGACTGGTTCTACTCGGCCCGACAGCCGCGTACCCGGTCTACGGCATCGTCCAGCAGACCTCGCATGGCCATGCCGTGCTGGCTTATCTCGTGGCGATGACGGCAATGCTGTTCACCGCCGCCAGTTACGGCAAAATGTCGAGCGCATTCCCGTCCGCCGGGTCGACCTATACCTACACGAACCGGGCGCTGAATGCTCACATCGGCTTCCTGGCTGGATGGGCCATGCTGCTCGACTACTTCCTCATTCCATTGCTCAGTGTGGTGTACGCCGCGCTCACGGCCAGCCGGACAGTGCCCCAGGTACCCTACGCCGTCTGGGCCGTCCTGTTCACAGTCGCGATCACGCTGGTGAACGTTCGTGGCCTGCGGGTCACGGCCCGTGCCGGCAACGTCATGATGGCCCTGATGTGCGCCTGCGCCGCGCTATTCGTGATCCTCGCGGCCTGGCACACCGTCACCCACCATGGGTGGGCTGGTCTTCTGCAGTTCCGCAACATCTACAACCCCTCTGAGTTCGGCTTGCGGCCACTATTGCTGGGAGCGGCCATTGCCAGCCTCTCGTACATCGGTTTTGACGCCATCTCCGCCCTCGCCGAAGACACGATCCGCCCCGAACGGGATATCTCTATCGCCACCATCCTGGTTTGCGCGATCCAGACGCTTCTCTGTGTCCTCACCGTCTACATGGCCGCGCTGGTCTGGCCGGACTTCCGCAGCTTCCGGGACCCGGAGACAGTGATCCTCGACATCGGCGCCCTGGCGGGCGGGCCGTGGATGTTGGGCTTCATGACCTTCATTCTGCTGGTCGCGGCGCTCGCCAGCGCGCTCACCGGACAGGCGGGGGCTTCCCGGCTTCTGCTGGGTATGGGCCGCGATGGCGTGATCTCACCCCGCATCTTCGCTCATGTCGACCCCAGGTTCTCCACCCCCGTGCGGGGCATATACTTCATGGGCGTCGTCTCGCTACTCGGCTCCCTGCTCCTCCGTTTCCAACTGGTCGTCGAACTTCTCAACTTTGGCGCCTTCGCCGGCTTCATTCTGGTGAACCTCAGCGTCATCCGTCATTTCTATCTGCGCCAGAACCAGCGCACCGGCCGGGCCGTCTTCGGCAGTCTGGTCTTTCCGCTTCTGGGCGCGGGCTTCTGCGCCTACATCTGGCTCAATCTCAGCGCCAAGGCGCAATTGGCCGGCTTCGGCTGGCTTGCCTGCGGACTCATTTACCTGGCCATCCTCACGCGCGGCTTCCGCCTGTCACCGCGCCCGATGGACAGCCTCTCTGCCAGTGACCTGACATGA
- a CDS encoding glycoside hydrolase family 20 zincin-like fold domain-containing protein, with protein MSRIRHIDRGATSWTFKPLHLLVPSILVTLLASTCGAQSLSALAERGYHVLPLPQQIQLEPSDLRFGPTFSIQNNAGSSASEAVASLQEHMAERFGLKPALTGGTPLRFELRAGSVVPGPTEDSNTAAIAEQAYSLQIGQAGIHLRANAPAGLFYAVQTLVQLLQWRNGTLWLPSGRITDWPDLHRRHIYWDDAHHLERLPELKRAVRQAAFFKINGFALKLEGHFQFASAPAVVEPYAMTPAEYQELTDYALRHQVQLIPFLDGPAHLAFLLKHPQYAPFRSFPDSNYELCAVNPGAVKLLSGMFQDLINANRGGKYVYLSTDEPYYIGLAESAQCQEKTAAAKAGSVGRLLADFIGRVADPIHAQGRTVIFWGEYPLKPEDIAALPSHLVNGEVYGPRYDPVFRQRGIRQMLYTSTQGEERLFPNYFTLPNARLLHPASSQSERVSEGFREISAQPARGQAQLIGSIVAGWADAGLHPETFWLGYAAISAAAWHPGTPAVQESMAAFYRNFYGGGARNMNRVYQLLSQQARFWSDSWEWGPSSRKPLFGDSDEVFHPRQPVKDQTLGLPPAPSATLDIDLTDWNKTHARRLELAADFLGENDELLALLHENAGQVAFNRYNLEVALSVAHLCRQNLEMLLDLGRISSQLQNAREAARNQKAREAVEALDRVLRLARGIQQRRNTTLRDTVATWQKSWYPRAAAANGRTFLHELDDVKDHVPDRTVDMRYLIQRELDLPFGDWVESIRTARNAYAAANSLPTDSAVFHWLEINEAPDRRPAQQ; from the coding sequence ATGAGTAGAATACGACACATCGACCGGGGCGCAACTTCCTGGACGTTCAAGCCCCTCCACCTGCTGGTCCCATCGATTCTGGTGACCCTTCTGGCGTCCACCTGCGGGGCGCAGTCGCTCTCAGCGCTGGCCGAACGGGGCTATCACGTACTTCCACTGCCGCAGCAGATTCAGCTCGAACCGTCCGATCTTCGATTCGGGCCTACCTTTTCGATACAGAACAACGCCGGCTCCAGCGCCTCCGAGGCGGTGGCCAGCCTTCAGGAACATATGGCGGAGCGGTTCGGCTTGAAGCCCGCCCTTACCGGCGGAACGCCCCTCCGATTCGAACTCCGCGCCGGCTCGGTCGTGCCGGGCCCCACGGAGGATTCCAACACTGCGGCGATCGCCGAACAGGCGTATTCCCTGCAGATCGGCCAGGCTGGAATCCATCTGCGGGCAAACGCGCCGGCCGGACTGTTCTACGCGGTGCAGACCCTCGTCCAACTGCTCCAATGGCGTAATGGCACGCTCTGGTTGCCCTCAGGCCGCATCACCGACTGGCCGGACCTGCACAGACGCCACATCTATTGGGACGACGCCCACCATCTGGAGCGCCTGCCCGAACTGAAACGGGCCGTTCGCCAGGCAGCCTTCTTCAAGATCAACGGCTTCGCGCTGAAACTCGAGGGCCATTTCCAATTCGCGTCCGCGCCCGCCGTCGTGGAGCCATACGCCATGACGCCGGCCGAGTATCAGGAACTGACTGACTACGCTCTCCGCCACCAGGTCCAACTGATTCCCTTCCTCGACGGCCCGGCCCATCTGGCGTTTCTCCTGAAGCATCCGCAGTATGCCCCGTTCCGATCATTCCCCGACAGCAACTATGAACTCTGTGCCGTCAACCCAGGGGCGGTGAAACTTCTGTCGGGCATGTTCCAGGACCTGATCAACGCCAATCGGGGCGGTAAGTACGTCTACCTTTCGACCGATGAACCGTACTACATCGGGCTGGCGGAGAGCGCCCAATGTCAGGAGAAGACGGCCGCGGCCAAGGCCGGAAGCGTTGGCCGGCTGCTGGCGGACTTCATTGGCCGGGTGGCCGATCCGATTCACGCACAAGGCCGGACGGTCATCTTCTGGGGCGAGTACCCGCTCAAACCGGAAGACATCGCAGCGCTGCCCAGCCACCTGGTGAATGGCGAAGTCTATGGTCCCCGCTATGATCCGGTCTTCCGTCAGCGCGGCATTCGCCAGATGCTCTACACCTCCACACAAGGCGAGGAACGGCTCTTCCCGAACTACTTCACCCTCCCCAACGCCCGTCTACTCCACCCTGCCTCATCACAGAGCGAACGCGTGAGCGAAGGATTTCGCGAGATTTCGGCTCAGCCCGCTCGCGGCCAGGCCCAGCTCATCGGGTCGATTGTCGCCGGGTGGGCCGACGCGGGCCTCCATCCTGAGACCTTCTGGCTCGGCTACGCCGCCATTTCCGCCGCTGCCTGGCACCCCGGAACGCCTGCGGTGCAGGAATCAATGGCCGCGTTCTACAGGAACTTCTACGGGGGTGGCGCTCGGAACATGAACCGCGTCTACCAGCTACTGAGCCAACAGGCTCGCTTCTGGTCCGATAGTTGGGAGTGGGGCCCGTCATCGCGCAAGCCCCTGTTCGGGGATTCCGATGAGGTCTTCCATCCGCGCCAACCGGTAAAGGACCAGACCCTGGGCTTACCCCCTGCCCCGTCCGCCACTCTCGACATCGATCTGACAGACTGGAACAAAACCCACGCACGCCGCCTGGAACTCGCGGCCGATTTCCTTGGCGAGAACGACGAATTACTGGCGCTTTTGCACGAAAACGCCGGACAGGTGGCGTTCAACCGGTACAACCTCGAAGTAGCCCTGTCGGTTGCACACCTCTGCCGGCAAAACCTGGAGATGCTCCTCGACCTGGGCCGCATCTCATCACAGCTCCAAAACGCTCGCGAAGCGGCCCGGAATCAAAAGGCCCGCGAGGCGGTCGAAGCCCTGGATCGTGTCCTCCGCCTGGCTCGTGGCATTCAACAACGGCGCAACACGACGCTGCGGGACACCGTAGCTACCTGGCAGAAGAGTTGGTATCCGCGCGCTGCCGCCGCGAACGGGCGAACCTTCCTGCATGAACTCGATGACGTGAAGGATCACGTCCCAGACCGCACAGTAGATATGCGTTATCTGATCCAGCGCGAACTCGACCTCCCCTTTGGTGACTGGGTCGAATCCATCCGTACGGCGCGCAACGCTTACGCCGCGGCCAACTCGCTGCCCACCGATTCCGCTGTCTTCCATTGGCTCGAAATAAACGAGGCGCCAGACCGGCGCCCGGCCCAGCAGTAG